Proteins found in one Scylla paramamosain isolate STU-SP2022 chromosome 44, ASM3559412v1, whole genome shotgun sequence genomic segment:
- the LOC135093871 gene encoding uncharacterized protein LOC135093871, translating into MAVDSSVVWLRPATEIEKCNYRDFNVTVIEMTLRSSVPLSDSQIREALHHVFRKVPSLRTCFRKHGCTLWACDMNRDYLDFQVTETEDLVPAMEALLQHRFPTTEGPLWCARLLPAGVPARCSRPYLAAAFPYCRTLLLANHHAIADGVTNVFVTDKFLRVLDDVVAGKSITDSAQLGKLVAGEETKVVLTKVMHELKNYNGFQQLQEDIERSSQKKKEKLIPLAYPKAIESHFESQIVLRDLDITTTQNFISKCKEENVTVNSGLTAVLNVSLVDFLRQEGLEQEFYHIHEVHAVNLRRYWSGDTMGTLGVHVMDIDNVVSTPANWRGNFWAYARNINKNIGQGLQVKEVMKHLVFKVGSSAADHSSEQSLLKSDHGVSNLGNIDHLIPTEGQYVRITHIIGTSALWVDHMLHMFNTLRGCLMYSLTYASNVFSRENAHKLVDITFDNLMTVMAISSSKM; encoded by the exons ATGGCGGTAGACTCATCTGTCGTGTGGCTTCGGCCAGCCACTGAAATAGAAAAATGCAACTATAGAGACTTTAATGTGACGGTTATTGAGATGACCCTACGGTCCAGCGTACCTCTCAGCGATAGTCAGATCAGGGAGGCTCTTCATCACGTCTTCAG GAAAGTGCCTTCGCTGAGAACGTGCTTTCGGAAGCATGGCTGCACCTTGTGGGCGTGTGACATGAACCGCGACTACCTCGACTTCCAG GTGACCGAGACGGAGGACCTGGTCCCGGCTATGGAGGCATTGTTGCAGCACCGCTTTCCCACCACCGAGGGTCCCTTGTGGTGTGCACGCCTTCTTCCTGCCGGAGTCCCTGCCCGTTGCTCTCGGCCATATCTAGCTGCAGCCTTTCCTTATTGCCGCACGCTGTTGCTGGCCAACCATCACGCCATCGCTGATGGCGTCACAAACGTTTTTGTGACTGACAAATTTCTTCGGGTGTTGGACGACGTGGTCGCCGGTAAATCCATCACTGACTCAGCTCAGCTCGGTAAGCTGGTCGCCGGAGAAGAGACCAAAGTTGTACTGACGAAAGTAATGCATGAGTTGAAAAATTATAACGGTTTCCAACAACTACAAGAAGACATAGAGAGGtcaagtcaaaaaaaaaaagaaaaacttattCCACTTGCATATCCAAAGGCGATAGAGTCTCACTTCGAGTCCCAAATTGTTCTGCGTGATTTGGACATAACAACGACCCAGAACTTTATTAGTAAATGCAAGGAGGAGAACGTCACGGTGAACAGTGGACTGACGGCGGTGCTTAACGTGAGTCTCGTCGACTTTTTGAGGCAAGAAGGCCTGGAGCAGGAGTTTTACCACATCCATGAGGTGCACGCAGTTAACCTGAGGCGCTACTGGTCAGGCGACACCATGGGAACCTTGGGTGTTCATGTAATGGATATTGACAACGTTGTGTCGACGCCAGCCAACTGGAGAGGGAACTTTTGGGCCTACGccagaaatattaataaaaacattGGTCAAGGTCTTCAAGTAAAAGAAGTAATGAAGCATCTAGTGTTCAAGGTTGGAAGCAGTGCAGCAGATCATTCTTCTGAGCAGTCGCTACTAAAGAGTGATCACGGGGTATCCAACCTGGGCAATATTGACCATCTCATCCCGACGGAGGGACAATACGTTCGGATCACACACATAATAGGGACTTCAGCACTCTGGGTTGATCACATGCTCCACATGTTTAACACATTACGTGGCTGCCTCATGTATAGCCTAACCTACGCAAGTAACGTTTTCTCCCGGGAAAACGCACATAAATTGGTGGATATAACGTTTGACAACCTGATGACCGTGATGGCTATCAGCTCATCAAAAATGTGA